The sequence below is a genomic window from Musa acuminata AAA Group cultivar baxijiao unplaced genomic scaffold, Cavendish_Baxijiao_AAA HiC_scaffold_599, whole genome shotgun sequence.
tcgtaccttctctttaaaatgaaaagtggacgttccagcacgaatctcagcaatcacttgttctgattctacatattgattattttgaactaaaataaaactttttggtggaatatttacattatgtagaatatcccgactctcaatagttacatacaagtctatagaacatagaaaagcaggatgcccatgacgggtacgtgtgggatgaaccaaatcctcattgaattttatttttccattagaaggagctcgtacatgctcggcagtaccgcctgtgaatactccaccggtatgaaaagttcttaatgttagttgagttcctggttccccaattgattgacccgcaataatacctacagcttctcccaattcgaccaggtcgccatgagtaggactccgaccataacataattggcagatccaagatgtactcctgcaagtaaagggggttcgaatatatattggttgtgctcgaaaggttatgaatcgattgacaagtccaatcccaatatcttgatttcgagtggcaaggcatcgtagaccgatatatatatcgtccgctaatacacgaccaattagtgtttggacaaaaattttttccgtcatcccatttcgaggactcacggaaatacctcggatagtgccacaatctgttctacgtacaataatatgttgaactacttcaacaagtctacgtgtgaggtatccagcatctgatgttcgtacagcagtatctacaactcctttgcgggctccataacaggaaattatatattctgtcaaagaaagtccttcacgtaaattgctttgaatgggtaaatcaatcatttgtccttggggatccgacattaatcctctcatacctactaattggtgtatctgagatgcatttcccctagctcccgaaaaggacattagatatactggattagaaggatcagtcatccgaaaattaggattcatttcttgtctcaaatattcacttgtagcataccatatctcaatggattgacgtaatttttctaccgcgtgtacattcccataatgatggtgtttatccaaaataaaactttgttgttcagcgtcttggactaaccatcccttagaagggattgttaaaagatcatcaattcctaatgaaatagatgtagcagtggcttgttggaaacccaaagtctttacttgatccaagatatgtgatgtatatgccattccgaaatgatctattaacctgctaataagtcgtttcataacagttccatttatcactttattgtgaaagaccagatcggcccgttctgccataagtacagtacctcttatatttattctgctaagTAGGATTCGACAATGGACCTGAGTTAGTGATTCGAAAACTTCCTTTCCTCAATCTCAATCTTGATTCACGCAGAAATTCAGAAATTATGATACCAGTGAAATTGGGGAGACCCGAATTCCCATGGGCACGAACATCGCCTAATCTGATTTCTTAGTTTAGATAGCGTATGAGTAGGCTCGACAAAACCCCTGTATGGCTTCTTCTATTTCccgataaaaagaaatatgaccaagagtagttcgaatgtatatacaacggatttcctttgttacacttccttctattagatagtgcccataaatctcatgataagtACCCAAAGATTCATATTGAACTTCGATGGGAACTTCTCTTGAGCCAATGACACGTTGATCTAGTCTCCATCGGAGCCACAAAGGACTATCTAAACTAATTCGTTTCTGTTGATAAGCTCCAAGTGCATCATAGGAACTAGAAAAATAGGGTTCTTTCTtttccgtatacctatagtcattttttttattgtcaacctttttattttggtagtttccgcaactatatctatatggattatacctatttgcacaaatacctcgacgattcccgatcgttaataaatagagtccgataagcatatcttgagttggtacggaaataggatccccaatagctggagacaagagattcatatgagaaaacataagtaaacgagcctccgcttgagcttccaaagataaaggtacatgaacagccatttgatccccatcaaagtCTGCATTGAAACCCTTACAAACTAATGGATGTAAACAAATAGCGCGTCCCTCCACTAAAAAGGGTTGGAACGCCTGTATGCCTAATCTGTGCAGGGTGGGTGCTCTATTCAATAATACAGGATGCCCCCGCATAACTTCTTGAAGTATTTCCCATACAATGGGTTCTTTTTCCCGAATTTTACTTTTAGCAATTCCTATGTTAGAAGCAACATGTTGTCTGATTAGACCACGAATTACAAATGTTTGGAAAAGCTCTATTGCTATTTCTCGAGGTAATCCACACTGATGTAATGAAAGCGAAGGACCCACGACAATGACGGAACGTCCCGAATAATCGACACGTTTACCAAGCAGAGTCTCACGAAATCTTCCCTCTTTGCCTTCAATTACATCTGAAAATGACTTGTAAACtttattatgaccatccctcattggttgtccacggatcccattatcaagaagtgtatccacggcctcttgtaccaatttctcctgacacattactaattcccctggcgtagatctacttgttgctaatagatcggtaagagtattattccgatagataactcgtctatagagttcattaatatccgaactcattagtttacccccatctatctgaatgattggtctcaactcgggaggaagaactggtaataagcacaaaaccatccattctggttctacatttgttcgaataaaatgtttagctaattccatgcgtctaaccaaaaaatcctttcttcttctaatttttctatcttcccattcatttccagtggacccctcctcccctaattccttccattctactaatgaattacccgtaataattcgcaaatctgaatcggctaattgttctctgatagcacctgctcctgtagagatttctcgatttcgaaatgtctcgaagccttgggtagtaaaaaaaagtggtatgctgtatttccgagattggatttcatattcgaataaacctcgtaatcgtaagaaagtaggttttttcgctatgggcctagcaaaagaaaaatcgagataggttcctgtaggattggattcccccttttaaaatcggacgtgaaggtttcctttcatccggctcaagtagttacctcaaaaaggggattctttcttatttaaaaagtttgttcgaaaaaccctacaaacaaagaactactccttactcaagttcccactaaggaccaacgattcattcttctttttttactttcattttccgaATTACTTATGACAAAATAAAAATGTAGGATTTTTGAGTAGTCTACTTCCCGTCAAATGATGAATCCCCTTAAAAGAATACTTTGGGACTCGTAAGGGATTTACTTGTCTATATATCGTTCTATTCGATCCTTTAGGTCCCTACTCACCTCGATGGTTATCCCATGATGCCCCTTGAAGCATATATGCGATAGATAGACTTCTGTAACCATACTATATTTGCTTGCTTAAACGGAATCTCTCTATAAAGAAATGGAATAGCTGATTCCACAAAAAAGTGTTTTTTCACGAGGTATAACTAGCAATTCCTATTTATACGGAATCGACCATGGATCAATTCCCCTTGCATTTGGAAGTATTGAATACACCTATAATTCTGAGTTTCGTGTTACTTTTACTTCTCCCAAAACACATGTCAGAGCCGGGGGCACCCCAATCGGATTGAATGGGATGACAGTTTCTCAGTCCGAATCTGTAAaacgaaaattttgatcaaatcacACATCGCAGTATACTAGGCCTTCTAATTCCTTAAGGGGTTTATCTAAAAGATTCGCGATATAACTAGGAAGACGTTTCAAATACCACACATGAGTCACTGGACATGCGAGTTTGATGTATCCCATTTGATATCTTCGTATCCGAGAATCAACAAATTCCACCCCGCATTGTTCACAAAATTTCGGGTCTTCTTTTTCAGCtccaatcactcgataatttccaCAAGCACAAATTCCACTTTTTATGGGCCCAGAGATTCTTTCACAAAACAATCCATCTTTTTCTGGTTTATTGGTCTTATAATGAAACGTATAGGGCTTTGTCACCTCTCCAACTATCTCTCCATTAGGTAAAATTTTGTTGGCCCAAGCCTTTATTTGTTGAGGAGAAACTAGTCCAATTCGAAGTTGTTGATGTTTATACCGGTCAATCATAGAATAGAAATTCTGATTCATTCAGATCAAGCTTCCTTCCTATTAATCTGGAAGTTCTTCTCAGATACAAGGAAATGATTCAGTTCTAGAGCTAAAGATCGTAGTTCTCGAACGAGCAATCGAAAAGATTCTGGAGCATCTTCTGGGTTagatactcttcctccaatgatcGTAGCACCAAGTACTTCTTGACGAGCTCTAATATGATCAGATTTATAAGTAAGCATCTCTTGTAAAATATGAGCAACACCAAATCCCTCTAGAGCCCAAACTTCCATTTCCCCTACTCGTTGTCCCCCTTGCTTCGCCCTTCCTCTAAGGGGTTGTTGTGTAACAAGTGCGTAATGTCCACTAGAACGTCCATGGATTTTATCATCAACTTgatgaattaattttaaaatataggacTTTCCTATTAGAACAGGTTGTTCAAAAGGATTTCCTGTTCTTCCATCAAATATTCTGCTTTTTCCCGGATATTCGGGTTCAAATACCCATGGATTTTTTGTTTGCTTACTGGCTTCATATAATTCGGAAAACACTAGTTTTCTCGAAGCCTCTTGCTCATATCTCTCATCAAAAGGTGCTATTCTATAATGTCTCTTTAGCAGATCCCCCGCTAACCCGAGCGAGCATTCAAATATCTGTCCCCACATTCATTCGTGATGGTACTCCTAATGGGTTGAAGACCATATCAACAGGTGTTCCATCTTGCAAATAGGGCATATCTTGTCTAGgcaaaatttttgaaatgatacCCTTATTCCCATGTCTTCCAGCTACTTTATCACCTACTTTGATTTCACGTTTCTGTGAAATATATACACGAATCATTTCTGAATTATAACAGGAACCCCCCTTTTTCCGGATCCATCTCACATCAATAACGCGACCTCTTCCGCCTATAGGTAGTTTTAGAGAAGTTTCTTTTGCAGTGGATACCTGAATTCCAAGTATGGCTCGTAATAATCTATCCTCTGGAGCATACGACGATTCGTTTGCTGTCTGAGGTGTTAATTTACCTACtaaaatatcacctgtttctaccCAAGATCCCAGCATCACAACTCCATTTCTGTCTAAATTGCGGAGTAAATGAGCCTCTAGATGTGGTATTTCCTT
It includes:
- the LOC135662226 gene encoding DNA-directed RNA polymerase subunit beta', translating into MNQNFYSMIDRYKHQQLRIGLVSPQQIKAWANKILPNGEIVGEVTKPYTFHYKTNKPEKDGLFCERISGPIKSGICACGNYRVIGAEKEDPKFCEQCGVEFVDSRIRRYQMGYIKLACPVTHVWYLKRLPSYIANLLDKPLKELEGLVYCDFSFARPIAKKPTFLRLRGLFEYEIQSRKYSIPLFFTTQGFETFRNREISTGAGAIREQLADSDLRIITGNSLVEWKELGEEGSTGNEWEDRKIRRRKDFLVRRMELAKHFIRTNVEPEWMVLCLLPVLPPELRPIIQIDGGKLMSSDINELYRRVIYRNNTLTDLLATSRSTPGELVMCQEKLVQEAVDTLLDNGIRGQPMRDGHNKVYKSFSDVIEGKEGRFRETLLGKRVDYSGRSVIVVGPSLSLHQCGLPREIAIELFQTFVIRGLIRQHVASNIGIAKSKIREKEPIVWEILQEVMRGHPVLLNRAPTLHRLGIQAFQPFLVEGRAICLHPLVCKGFNADFDGDQMAVHVPLSLEAQAEARLLMFSHMNLLSPAIGDPISVPTQDMLIGLYLLTIGNRRGICANRYNPYRYSCGNYQNKKVDNKKNDYRYTEKKEPYFSSSYDALGAYQQKRISLDSPLWLRWRLDQRVIGSREVPIEVQYESLGTYHEIYGHYLIEGSVTKEIRCIYIRTTLGHISFYREIEEAIQGFCRAYSYAI